The Pseudomonas orientalis genome contains a region encoding:
- a CDS encoding flagellar hook-associated protein 3, with amino-acid sequence MRISTAQYFETSSAKYSDNYSSVVKAQEQASTGVRVQTASDDPVAAARLLMLQQQKDMLSQFNGNITSLKNSLTNEESVLGSINDALQKASELALRAGGSLSDADRKSIAGEIGAIEDQVLGLLNSKDSSGNYLFSGSKTSTPPYSRNSDGTYNYQGDETPLSLQVSDTLKVNAGDTGKSIMGGAINSGRTQATWIPPAVVPPATAPVPNDNKVALSAGLVTSETDYTNKFADGQPYQLTFTSSTQFKVSDRNGNDITSEIAGNGSFDATKEEGSTVSLRGVNFDITFNLKDVATGPDSDALVKDRSFSLGAKPDSFSVSRTPSNASTAQLTNASVINQAAYASTFPANSGAVIKFTSATAYDVYAQPYTADSKAIATGDTGGAATVTAAGVKFDVSGTPQAGDQFAVSASTQKTQNALDTLSQLRQALEQPADGNPAAMLKLRDALDASISNFANTRTQIDGVRGSIGARQNALDIQTSENTSIGLANTSTMSDLGNIDTAQAAINLTLQQTMLQASQLAFVKISQLSLFNKM; translated from the coding sequence ATGCGTATTTCCACTGCTCAATATTTCGAAACCAGCTCGGCCAAGTATTCGGATAACTATTCCAGTGTGGTGAAGGCCCAGGAGCAGGCGTCCACCGGCGTGCGCGTGCAGACCGCTTCCGATGACCCGGTCGCTGCGGCGCGTTTGCTGATGCTGCAACAGCAGAAAGACATGCTCAGTCAGTTCAACGGCAACATCACCAGCCTGAAGAACTCCCTGACCAACGAAGAAAGCGTCTTGGGTTCGATCAATGATGCGCTGCAAAAAGCCAGCGAGCTTGCCCTGCGCGCCGGCGGCTCGCTCAGCGATGCGGATCGCAAATCGATTGCCGGCGAGATTGGCGCCATCGAGGACCAGGTGCTGGGCTTGCTCAACAGCAAGGATTCGTCGGGAAATTATCTGTTTTCCGGTTCCAAGACTTCGACCCCGCCCTACAGTCGCAACAGCGACGGCACCTACAATTATCAGGGCGACGAAACGCCCCTGAGCCTGCAGGTTTCCGACACGCTCAAAGTCAATGCCGGTGATACCGGCAAGAGCATCATGGGCGGCGCCATCAACTCGGGCCGCACCCAGGCGACCTGGATCCCGCCTGCCGTGGTACCGCCGGCGACAGCACCGGTGCCTAACGACAATAAAGTGGCGTTGTCGGCTGGCCTGGTGACGTCGGAAACCGACTACACCAATAAATTCGCGGATGGCCAGCCTTACCAGCTGACGTTTACCAGCAGTACGCAGTTCAAGGTGTCCGACCGAAACGGCAATGACATCACCTCCGAAATTGCCGGCAACGGCAGCTTCGACGCCACCAAGGAGGAGGGCTCCACGGTGAGCCTGCGCGGGGTGAATTTCGATATTACCTTCAACCTCAAAGACGTCGCTACCGGGCCGGATTCCGATGCACTGGTCAAAGACCGCTCGTTCAGCCTGGGCGCCAAGCCGGACAGTTTCAGTGTCTCGCGTACGCCCAGCAACGCCTCTACCGCGCAATTGACCAACGCCAGCGTAATTAACCAGGCGGCCTATGCCAGTACCTTCCCGGCCAACAGCGGGGCGGTGATCAAGTTCACCAGCGCCACGGCCTATGACGTGTATGCCCAGCCCTATACCGCAGACAGCAAGGCGATTGCCACCGGTGACACTGGCGGCGCTGCCACTGTCACCGCCGCCGGGGTGAAGTTTGATGTCAGCGGCACGCCGCAGGCGGGTGATCAGTTCGCGGTGTCGGCCAGCACCCAGAAGACCCAGAACGCGCTGGATACCTTGAGCCAGCTGCGCCAGGCTCTGGAACAACCGGCAGACGGCAACCCGGCAGCGATGCTCAAGCTGCGGGACGCGCTGGATGCCTCCATCAGTAACTTTGCCAACACCCGCACCCAGATCGACGGTGTGCGCGGTTCCATTGGTGCGCGTCAGAATGCTCTGGATATCCAGACCAGTGAAAACACCAGTATCGGTCTGGCCAACACCAGCACCATGAGCGACCTGGGCAATATCGACACGGCGCAAGCGGCGATCAACCTGACGTTGCAGCAGACCATGCTGCAGGCTTCGCAACTGGCCTTCGTGAAAATTTCCCAATTGAGCCTGTTCAACAAGATGTAA
- the flgK gene encoding flagellar hook-associated protein FlgK: MSLLSIGMSGLNAAQGSLSVLSNNIANANTSGYSRQQTTQNANANNPYGGVYIGSGTTLADVRRVYNEFLDAAYQNSTALSNDAKAYASQASAIDKTLSDKTTGMSSVLSAFFAAVQTSAANPSDVSARQVLLTSAQTLSNRFNSIAGQLNEQKQSINGQLGTMSDQVNQLTTSIASLNKQITLAQGSASSAPANLLDARNEAVRSLNELVGVTTSEKNGVFSVSTGTGQSLVLGDQSNTISAVSSNSDPSQYTIVLNAGGGTAIDLGNVLSGGSIGGLLRYRSDALMPAINDLGRIALATADTVNSQLGQGLDLNGDFGSSLFKDINSAAAIAQRSQGAMGNSSGSGNLNVSISDTSKLSTYDYKVTFTSGNNYNVVRSDGKAMGAFDTNTAPPPVIDGFTLALDGKGPIAAGDSFKVSPTASGAANIGTALTDANKIAFAGPLLGEGSKTNQGTGSFTPPTLTLPINIHGGADTAQLRTGIEHSMPVKMVFGKPAADGTQGYTLNDAQGNPIGTGTIVPGQSNKITVDVPMRDANGALLVPAKSFKFDTTVGGLPANGDSTTFSFNASGKSDNRNAQALLDLQTKATVGMSDGSGGGVSLVTANSRLVSTVGAKAASANTDTTATGALLKANQDARNSVSQVNLDEEAGDMIKFQQYYTASSQIIKAAQETFSTLINSL; this comes from the coding sequence ATGAGTTTGCTCAGTATCGGGATGTCAGGGCTCAATGCCGCTCAAGGATCGCTGTCGGTCTTGAGTAATAACATTGCCAACGCCAACACCTCGGGTTATTCGCGTCAGCAGACCACGCAGAATGCCAATGCCAACAACCCCTACGGCGGCGTGTACATCGGCAGCGGCACCACCCTAGCGGATGTGCGTCGGGTGTATAACGAGTTCCTCGATGCGGCCTACCAGAACAGCACGGCGCTGAGCAACGATGCCAAGGCGTATGCCAGCCAGGCCAGCGCCATCGACAAGACCCTGTCGGACAAGACCACCGGCATGTCGTCGGTGCTCAGTGCGTTCTTCGCCGCTGTGCAGACCTCGGCGGCCAACCCCAGCGATGTGTCCGCCCGGCAAGTGCTGCTGACCAGTGCCCAGACCTTGAGCAATCGTTTCAACTCGATCGCCGGCCAGTTGAACGAGCAGAAACAGTCGATCAACGGTCAACTCGGCACCATGAGTGATCAAGTCAACCAGTTGACGACCTCTATTGCCTCGCTGAACAAGCAGATCACCCTGGCCCAGGGCTCCGCCAGCAGCGCCCCGGCCAACTTGCTGGATGCGCGCAACGAAGCGGTGCGTTCGCTCAATGAACTGGTCGGCGTGACCACCAGTGAAAAAAACGGCGTGTTCAGCGTCAGCACCGGCACCGGCCAATCCCTGGTGCTGGGCGATCAGTCCAATACGATTTCGGCGGTCTCGAGCAACAGCGACCCAAGCCAGTACACCATCGTGCTCAATGCCGGCGGTGGTACGGCGATCGACCTGGGCAATGTGCTCAGCGGCGGCAGCATCGGCGGCCTGCTGCGTTATCGCAGTGACGCGCTGATGCCGGCCATCAATGACCTGGGGCGCATCGCCCTGGCCACTGCCGACACCGTCAACAGCCAACTGGGCCAGGGCCTGGACCTTAACGGCGACTTCGGTTCGTCACTGTTCAAGGACATCAACAGCGCGGCCGCCATCGCCCAGCGCAGTCAGGGCGCGATGGGCAACAGCAGCGGCTCGGGCAACTTGAACGTGAGCATCAGCGACACCAGCAAGCTGTCGACCTACGACTACAAAGTAACTTTCACCAGCGGCAACAACTACAACGTCGTGCGTTCCGACGGCAAGGCCATGGGCGCGTTCGATACCAATACCGCGCCGCCGCCGGTAATTGACGGTTTCACGCTGGCGCTTGATGGCAAGGGGCCGATAGCGGCGGGCGACAGTTTCAAAGTCAGCCCTACGGCCAGTGGCGCGGCAAACATCGGCACCGCTTTGACCGATGCCAATAAAATTGCGTTCGCCGGGCCGTTGCTGGGCGAGGGCAGCAAGACTAATCAGGGCACCGGCAGCTTTACTCCGCCGACTCTGACCCTGCCGATCAATATTCATGGCGGCGCCGACACTGCGCAACTGCGTACCGGCATCGAACACTCGATGCCGGTGAAGATGGTCTTCGGCAAGCCTGCGGCTGACGGCACCCAGGGCTACACACTCAATGACGCCCAGGGTAATCCGATCGGAACCGGCACCATCGTTCCCGGCCAAAGCAATAAAATCACCGTCGATGTACCGATGCGCGATGCCAACGGCGCACTGCTGGTGCCGGCCAAGAGCTTCAAGTTCGATACCACGGTCGGCGGTTTGCCTGCCAACGGTGACAGCACCACGTTTTCCTTCAATGCCTCGGGCAAATCGGATAACCGTAACGCCCAGGCGCTGCTCGACTTGCAGACCAAGGCGACGGTTGGCATGTCCGATGGCAGTGGCGGCGGTGTAAGCCTGGTGACGGCGAACAGTCGGCTGGTCTCGACTGTCGGCGCCAAGGCCGCTTCGGCCAATACCGACACCACCGCCACCGGTGCCTTGCTCAAGGCCAACCAGGATGCGCGCAACTCGGTGTCCCAGGTCAACCTGGATGAAGAGGCGGGCGATATGATCAAGTTCCAGCAGTACTACACCGCCTCGTCGCAGATCATCAAGGCTGCGCAAGAAACCTTCAGCACACTGATCAATAGTCTTTAA
- the flgJ gene encoding flagellar assembly peptidoglycan hydrolase FlgJ has product MVMDMRKSGLTSTADSGSYSDLNRLNQLKVGDDKNSDGNMRKVAQEFESLFLSEMLKSMRSATEVLGKDNPMNTPAAKQYQEMYDQQLAVSMSREGGGIGLADVLMRQMQKNKPVDAQAATLQGPAAVEAVKKVEVPTEIAAGTQAEGPLGRSNGQRPLWAYRVAEPQPGAVASHSNDMELMNQRRIALPSKLTDRLLAGIVPSTQVEAKVAPLRNSAADDNVINSSARSVAVPSGKMQVYGRAIAQPPLAPAKKAFSSQDEFVATMLPMAKAAAARIGIDPKYLVAQAALETGWGKSVMRAEDGSSSHNLFGIKAGQSWQGGQARAITSEFRDGAMVKETAQFRSYSSYQDSFHDLVTLLQSNDRYKEVVKSADNPEQFVRELQKAGYATDPAYASKISQIARNMNSYQNYAAAGATTHL; this is encoded by the coding sequence ATGGTCATGGATATGCGCAAGAGCGGTCTTACCAGCACGGCGGACTCGGGGTCCTACTCCGACCTGAACCGGCTTAACCAGCTCAAGGTCGGCGACGACAAGAACAGCGACGGCAACATGCGCAAAGTTGCGCAGGAGTTCGAGTCGTTGTTCTTGAGCGAGATGCTCAAATCCATGCGTTCGGCCACCGAAGTCCTGGGCAAGGACAACCCGATGAACACGCCGGCAGCCAAGCAGTACCAGGAGATGTACGACCAGCAACTGGCGGTATCGATGTCCCGCGAAGGCGGCGGTATCGGCCTGGCCGACGTACTGATGCGCCAGATGCAAAAGAACAAACCGGTGGACGCCCAGGCGGCCACCTTGCAGGGCCCCGCCGCGGTTGAAGCGGTGAAGAAGGTCGAGGTGCCGACCGAAATTGCCGCCGGTACCCAGGCCGAGGGGCCGCTGGGGCGCTCCAATGGGCAGCGTCCGTTGTGGGCTTACCGCGTCGCCGAGCCACAGCCCGGTGCCGTTGCGTCCCACAGCAACGATATGGAGCTGATGAATCAGCGCCGTATCGCCTTGCCGAGCAAACTGACCGACCGCCTGCTCGCAGGTATCGTGCCGAGCACCCAGGTCGAAGCCAAAGTCGCGCCACTGCGCAACAGTGCCGCCGATGACAACGTGATCAACAGCAGCGCGCGCAGCGTTGCCGTACCGAGCGGCAAGATGCAGGTCTACGGCCGCGCCATTGCCCAGCCACCGCTGGCACCGGCGAAGAAGGCCTTCAGCTCGCAGGATGAGTTCGTCGCCACCATGCTGCCGATGGCCAAGGCCGCCGCCGCGCGGATCGGTATCGATCCTAAGTACCTGGTGGCCCAGGCCGCCCTGGAAACCGGTTGGGGCAAATCGGTGATGCGCGCCGAAGACGGCAGCAGCAGCCACAACCTGTTCGGCATCAAGGCCGGCCAGAGCTGGCAGGGCGGTCAGGCCCGCGCGATCACCAGCGAGTTTCGCGACGGCGCGATGGTCAAGGAGACGGCGCAGTTCCGCTCCTACAGCTCCTATCAGGACAGCTTCCATGACCTCGTGACCCTGCTGCAAAGCAATGATCGCTATAAAGAAGTTGTGAAATCAGCCGATAACCCGGAACAGTTTGTACGCGAGTTGCAAAAAGCCGGTTATGCAACCGATCCGGCCTACGCCAGCAAGATTTCGCAGATCGCCAGAAACATGAACAGTTACCAGAATTACGCTGCCGCTGGCGCAACCACACATTTATAA
- a CDS encoding flagellar basal body P-ring protein FlgI translates to MLNFKHLLVAALLLCVSAVAQAERLKDIASISGVRSNQLIGYGLVVGLSGTGDQTTQTPFTLQTFNNMLSQFGIKVPAGSGNVQLKNVAAVSISADLPAFSKPGQVVDITVSSIGNSKSLRGGTLLMTPLKGIDGNVYAIAQGNLVVGGFDAEGRDGSKITVNVPSAGRIPGGATVERTVPSGFNQGNSLTLNLNRSDFTTAKRVVDKINDMLGPGVAQAIDGGSVRVTAPLDPSQRVDYLSILENLEVDPGQAVAKVIINSRTGTIVIGQNVKVSPAAVTHGSLTVTITEDPIVSQPGPLSNGQTAVVPRSRVNAQQEAKPMFKFGPGTTLDEIVRAVNQVGAAPGDLMAILEALKQAGALQADLIVI, encoded by the coding sequence ATCTTGAACTTCAAACACCTGCTGGTGGCGGCATTACTGCTTTGCGTGAGCGCCGTCGCCCAGGCCGAACGCCTGAAGGACATCGCCAGCATTTCCGGCGTGCGCTCCAACCAGTTGATCGGCTACGGGTTGGTGGTTGGTCTCAGTGGTACGGGTGACCAGACCACCCAGACCCCGTTCACCCTGCAGACTTTCAACAACATGCTGTCGCAGTTCGGCATCAAGGTGCCTGCGGGGTCGGGCAACGTGCAGCTGAAAAACGTCGCGGCGGTGTCGATCAGCGCCGACTTGCCGGCGTTTTCCAAGCCGGGGCAGGTGGTGGACATCACTGTTTCGTCCATCGGTAACTCCAAAAGCCTGCGTGGCGGTACCTTGCTGATGACGCCCCTCAAGGGTATCGACGGCAACGTCTACGCCATCGCCCAGGGCAACCTGGTGGTGGGCGGGTTCGACGCCGAAGGCCGCGACGGTTCGAAGATCACCGTCAACGTGCCGTCGGCCGGTCGCATCCCCGGTGGCGCCACGGTTGAACGCACCGTGCCGAGCGGGTTCAACCAGGGCAACAGCCTGACCCTGAACCTCAACCGTTCCGACTTCACCACCGCCAAGCGCGTGGTCGACAAGATCAACGACATGCTCGGCCCTGGCGTGGCCCAGGCCATCGATGGCGGTTCGGTGCGCGTGACCGCGCCCCTGGACCCAAGCCAGCGCGTGGACTACCTGTCGATCCTGGAAAACCTGGAGGTGGACCCCGGCCAGGCGGTGGCCAAGGTCATTATCAACTCGCGCACCGGCACCATCGTGATCGGCCAGAACGTCAAGGTCTCGCCTGCGGCGGTGACCCACGGCAGCCTGACCGTGACCATTACCGAAGACCCGATCGTCAGCCAGCCCGGGCCATTGTCCAATGGCCAGACTGCCGTGGTCCCACGTTCGCGGGTCAATGCCCAGCAGGAAGCCAAGCCGATGTTCAAGTTCGGCCCCGGTACCACCCTGGACGAGATTGTCCGCGCGGTGAACCAGGTGGGCGCCGCCCCCGGCGACTTGATGGCGATCCTCGAAGCCCTGAAACAGGCCGGCGCCCTGCAAGCCGACCTGATCGTGATCTGA
- the flgH gene encoding flagellar basal body L-ring protein FlgH codes for MNRFVSVLALSGIAVLAGCVAPSPKPNDPYYAPVLPRTPLPAAANNGSIYQAGFEQNLYSDRKAFRVGDIITITLNERTQASKNANSQIGKTSKASLGLTSLFGGVPNTNNPLGSGDLSLDAGYSGDRATNGKSAAAQGNTLTGSITVTVADVLPNGIIAVRGEKWMTLNTGDELVRIAGMVRADDIATDNTVPSTRIADARITYSGTGSFADASQPGWFDRFFLSPLFPF; via the coding sequence ATGAATCGCTTTGTTTCTGTTCTGGCATTGAGTGGGATCGCCGTACTTGCGGGCTGTGTCGCCCCGTCGCCGAAACCCAATGACCCGTATTACGCGCCGGTGTTGCCGCGCACGCCGTTGCCGGCGGCGGCCAACAATGGCTCGATCTACCAGGCCGGTTTCGAGCAGAACCTGTACAGCGACCGCAAGGCGTTCCGGGTCGGTGACATCATCACCATCACCCTGAACGAGCGCACCCAGGCCAGCAAGAACGCCAACTCGCAGATCGGCAAGACCAGCAAGGCCAGCCTGGGCCTGACGTCGTTGTTCGGCGGCGTGCCCAACACCAATAACCCGCTGGGCAGTGGTGACCTGAGCCTCGACGCCGGTTACAGCGGCGACCGTGCCACCAACGGCAAAAGCGCGGCGGCCCAGGGCAACACGCTGACCGGTTCGATCACCGTGACCGTGGCCGACGTCTTGCCCAACGGCATCATCGCCGTACGCGGTGAAAAGTGGATGACCCTCAACACGGGCGATGAGCTGGTGCGCATTGCCGGCATGGTGCGCGCCGATGACATTGCCACCGACAACACCGTACCGTCGACGCGGATTGCCGATGCGCGCATTACCTACTCGGGCACGGGTTCGTTTGCCGATGCAAGCCAGCCGGGCTGGTTCGACCGTTTCTTCCTTAGCCCGTTGTTCCCTTTCTAG
- the flgG gene encoding flagellar basal-body rod protein FlgG produces the protein MLPALWVAKTGLSAQDTNLTTISNNLANVSTTGFKRDRAEFQDLLYQIKRQPGAQSTQDSELPSGLQLGTGVQIVGTQKNFSAGNLQQTGQPLDMAINGRGFFQILQPDGTTSYTRDGTFHLDSNGQIVTANGFALEPAVVVPADAKTFTVGNDGTVSITVAGNPASQVIGNLQTADFINPAGLQAMGNNLFLETASSGAPQIGTPGLNGFGTTLQSTLETSNVSTVEEMVNMITTQRAYEMNSKVISTADQMLSFVTQNL, from the coding sequence ATGCTTCCGGCTCTATGGGTTGCCAAAACAGGTCTGTCCGCCCAGGACACCAACCTGACGACCATTTCCAACAACCTGGCGAACGTGTCGACCACCGGTTTCAAACGTGATCGCGCCGAGTTCCAGGACTTGCTCTATCAGATCAAGCGCCAGCCAGGCGCCCAGTCGACCCAGGACAGCGAATTGCCGTCGGGTCTGCAACTGGGTACCGGTGTGCAGATCGTCGGCACCCAGAAAAACTTCAGCGCCGGTAACCTGCAACAGACCGGTCAGCCGCTGGACATGGCGATCAACGGCCGTGGCTTCTTCCAGATCCTGCAACCGGATGGGACCACGTCCTACACCCGTGACGGTACCTTCCACCTCGACTCCAACGGCCAGATCGTGACCGCCAACGGTTTTGCCCTGGAGCCTGCCGTCGTGGTTCCGGCTGACGCCAAGACGTTCACCGTCGGCAACGACGGTACCGTGTCCATCACCGTGGCCGGCAACCCGGCGTCGCAAGTGATCGGCAACCTGCAAACCGCTGACTTCATCAACCCGGCCGGCCTGCAGGCCATGGGCAACAACCTGTTCCTGGAAACCGCCTCCAGCGGCGCGCCGCAAATCGGCACCCCTGGCCTGAACGGTTTCGGCACCACGCTGCAGAGCACCCTGGAAACCTCCAACGTCAGCACGGTCGAGGAGATGGTCAACATGATCACCACCCAGCGCGCCTACGAGATGAACTCCAAGGTGATCTCCACCGCCGACCAGATGCTTTCGTTCGTTACGCAGAATCTGTAA
- a CDS encoding flagellar basal body rod protein FlgF, which yields MDKYLYVAMTGASQNALAQKAHANNLANISTNGFQRDLEQARSMPVFGDSFPARAFALTERPATDFTPGAMIETGRDLDVAVSGDGWMAVQTPDGGEAYVRSASMNVDALGVLRAGNGMPIMGNGGPIAVPPQQKIEVGSDGTISIRAMGEGPRVMAEVDRIKMVQPDLKNMTKGLDGTIHTKDGQPAQADANVKLTSGFLQASNVNAVEEMTAVLALSKQFELHIKMMNSAKEDDQAMTRVMQMS from the coding sequence GTGGACAAGTACCTTTATGTGGCAATGACCGGCGCCAGCCAGAATGCTCTGGCGCAGAAGGCCCATGCCAACAATCTGGCGAACATTTCCACCAATGGTTTCCAGCGCGACCTGGAGCAGGCGCGCTCGATGCCGGTGTTCGGTGACAGCTTTCCGGCGCGGGCCTTTGCCCTGACCGAGCGGCCCGCCACTGACTTCACCCCCGGCGCGATGATCGAAACCGGGCGTGACCTGGACGTGGCCGTCAGCGGCGACGGCTGGATGGCCGTGCAAACCCCGGATGGCGGCGAAGCCTACGTGCGCAGCGCCAGCATGAACGTGGATGCGCTGGGCGTACTGCGGGCCGGCAACGGTATGCCAATCATGGGCAACGGCGGCCCGATTGCCGTGCCGCCGCAGCAGAAAATCGAAGTGGGTTCCGACGGCACCATCAGCATCCGCGCCATGGGCGAGGGGCCACGGGTGATGGCGGAAGTGGACCGCATCAAGATGGTCCAGCCCGACCTCAAGAACATGACCAAAGGCCTGGACGGCACCATCCACACCAAGGATGGCCAGCCGGCCCAGGCCGACGCGAACGTCAAGCTGACCTCGGGCTTCCTGCAGGCGAGCAACGTCAATGCCGTTGAGGAAATGACTGCGGTACTGGCGCTTTCCAAGCAGTTCGAGCTGCACATCAAGATGATGAACAGCGCTAAAGAAGACGACCAGGCCATGACCCGCGTCATGCAGATGAGCTAA
- a CDS encoding sigma-54-dependent transcriptional regulator, whose product MRIKVHCQNRIGILRDILNLLVEYGVNVAKGEVGGEHGNAIYLFCPNLVNMQFQALRPQFEAIGGVFGVKRVGLMPSERRHMELNALLGALEFPVLSIDMGGSIVAANRAAAQLLGVRVDEVPGIPLSRYAEDFDLPELVRASKSRINGLRVKVKGDVFLADIAPLQSSEHDDSEAMAGAVLTLHRADRVGERIYNVRKQELRGFDSIFQSSRVMAAVVREARRMAPLDAPLLIEGETGTGKELLARACHLASPRGQSPLMALNCAGLPESMAETELFGYGPGAFEGARAEGKLGLLELTAGGTLFLDGVGEMSARLQVKLLRFLQDGCFRRVGSDEEVYLDVRVICATQVDLSELCARGEFRQDLYHRLNVLSLHIPPLRECLDGLAPLVEHFLDQASRQIGCPLPRLAPAAMDKLSHYHWPGNVRQLENVLFQAVSLCEGGTVKVEHIRLPDYGVRQPLGDFSLEGGLDAIVGRFEKAVLEALYAEHPSSRQLGKRLGVSHTTIANKLRDYEILKTDK is encoded by the coding sequence ATGCGTATCAAAGTGCACTGCCAGAACCGCATCGGCATCCTGCGGGACATCCTCAACCTGCTGGTGGAGTACGGCGTGAACGTCGCCAAGGGCGAGGTTGGCGGCGAGCATGGCAATGCCATCTACCTGTTCTGCCCGAACCTGGTGAACATGCAGTTCCAGGCACTGCGCCCGCAGTTTGAGGCGATCGGCGGGGTGTTTGGCGTGAAGAGGGTAGGGCTGATGCCCAGCGAGCGCCGGCACATGGAGCTCAATGCGCTGCTGGGCGCCCTGGAGTTTCCGGTGCTGTCCATCGACATGGGCGGCTCCATCGTCGCGGCCAACCGGGCGGCGGCGCAGTTGCTGGGTGTGCGTGTGGACGAAGTGCCGGGTATTCCGCTGTCGCGCTACGCCGAGGACTTCGACTTGCCGGAACTGGTGCGGGCGAGCAAGTCGCGGATCAATGGCCTGCGGGTCAAGGTCAAGGGCGATGTGTTCCTGGCCGACATCGCGCCGCTGCAGTCCTCCGAACACGATGACAGCGAAGCCATGGCCGGCGCGGTGTTGACCCTGCACCGCGCCGATCGGGTCGGCGAGCGTATCTACAATGTACGCAAGCAGGAACTGCGCGGCTTCGACAGCATCTTTCAGAGTTCCAGGGTGATGGCTGCCGTGGTTCGCGAAGCCCGGCGCATGGCGCCTTTGGATGCGCCTCTATTAATAGAAGGCGAAACCGGTACCGGCAAGGAATTGCTGGCCCGCGCCTGTCACCTTGCCAGCCCGCGTGGCCAATCGCCATTGATGGCGCTCAACTGCGCGGGCTTGCCGGAGTCGATGGCCGAGACCGAGTTGTTCGGCTACGGCCCCGGTGCATTCGAAGGCGCCCGGGCCGAAGGCAAGCTGGGGCTGTTGGAGCTGACGGCGGGCGGTACGTTGTTTCTCGACGGCGTAGGGGAAATGAGCGCACGCCTGCAGGTCAAATTGCTGCGCTTTTTGCAGGACGGTTGCTTTCGTCGCGTGGGCAGCGATGAAGAGGTGTACCTCGACGTGCGGGTGATCTGCGCGACCCAGGTCGATCTGTCTGAACTGTGCGCGCGCGGCGAATTTCGCCAGGACCTGTATCACCGCTTGAACGTACTTTCGTTGCATATTCCGCCGTTGCGCGAATGCCTTGATGGGCTGGCGCCGTTGGTCGAGCATTTTCTCGATCAAGCCAGCCGGCAGATCGGTTGCCCGTTGCCCAGATTGGCGCCTGCCGCGATGGACAAGCTCAGCCACTATCACTGGCCGGGCAATGTGCGGCAGTTGGAAAATGTGCTGTTCCAGGCGGTGTCGTTGTGCGAAGGCGGGACAGTCAAGGTTGAGCATATTCGCTTGCCCGATTATGGCGTGCGTCAGCCGCTTGGCGATTTTTCGCTGGAGGGTGGGCTGGACGCAATCGTCGGGCGGTTTGAAAAGGCCGTGCTCGAAGCCCTGTACGCCGAGCATCCCAGCAGCCGACAACTGGGCAAACGCCTGGGCGTTTCCCACACCACCATTGCCAACAAACTGCGCGATTACGAAATCCTCAAGACCGACAAATAA
- the phhA gene encoding phenylalanine 4-monooxygenase, whose product MKQTHYVAREPDAQGFIHYPPEEHAVWKTLITRQLKVIEGRACQEYLDGIDKLGLPLDRIPQLGEINTVLADTTGWQVARVPALIPFQTFFELLASKQFPVATFIRTREELDYLQEPDIFHEIFGHCPLLTNPWFAEFTHTYGKLGLAATKEQRVYLARLYWMTIEFGLVNTPEGLRIYGGGILSSPKESVYCLSDEPERQAFDPLEAMRTPYRIDILQPLYFVLPELKRLFDVAQEDIMGMVERGKQLGLHAPKFPPKPKAA is encoded by the coding sequence ATGAAGCAGACGCACTACGTGGCCCGCGAGCCCGATGCGCAAGGTTTTATCCACTACCCGCCAGAAGAACATGCGGTGTGGAAGACCCTGATCACGCGCCAGTTGAAGGTGATCGAGGGCCGTGCCTGCCAGGAATACCTGGATGGCATCGACAAGCTCGGCCTGCCCCTGGATCGCATCCCGCAGCTGGGCGAGATCAACACAGTGCTGGCCGATACTACCGGCTGGCAAGTCGCCCGCGTGCCGGCGCTGATCCCCTTCCAGACCTTCTTCGAGTTGCTCGCCAGCAAGCAGTTTCCGGTGGCAACCTTTATTCGTACCCGCGAAGAACTGGACTACCTGCAAGAGCCGGATATTTTCCACGAGATCTTCGGCCACTGCCCGCTGCTGACCAACCCCTGGTTTGCCGAATTCACCCACACCTACGGCAAGCTCGGCCTGGCGGCCACCAAGGAGCAACGGGTGTACCTGGCGCGCCTGTACTGGATGACCATCGAGTTCGGCCTGGTGAACACACCCGAAGGCCTGCGCATCTACGGTGGCGGCATTCTGTCTTCGCCCAAGGAAAGTGTGTATTGCCTGTCGGATGAGCCTGAACGCCAGGCGTTCGATCCGCTGGAGGCGATGCGCACGCCCTATCGCATCGACATCCTGCAGCCGTTGTACTTCGTTTTGCCCGAGCTCAAGCGCCTGTTCGACGTGGCGCAGGAAGACATCATGGGCATGGTCGAGCGTGGTAAGCAGTTGGGCCTGCACGCACCGAAATTTCCGCCAAAGCCCAAGGCTGCTTGA